The sequence CTGCGGCGTTGCATTATTCAGGATGTTTGCAAGTTCCAGCATCTCCACCATGAACGTGGACTGCCCGGAGGCGAGGTCGTCAAACGCCCCTACCCGGGTGAAGACCCGGTCGACGATCCCGATGGTGGCATGGCGGGCCGGGACGAAACTCCCCATCTGGGCCATGATGCAGCAGAGCGCCACAGCCCGCATGTAGGTGGACTTACCGGCCATGTTCGCCCCGGTGATGATCATGATCTGGTCGCCGGCAGCGTCGAGTTCGGTGTCGTTCGGGACGAACGGAACCGGGAGGTGCCGCTCCACCACCGGATGGCGGCCGTCCCTGATGATGATCCGGCCGCTCTCCTCGATCACCGGGCGTGAGTAGCCGTAGCGGGCGGCAACCTCACCGAGGGCCGCGTAGACGTCGAGCAGCCCGACCGCCCGGGCGGTCGCCTGGAGGTCGGGGACATGCGCCGCAAGCGTTCTTACAAGTTCGGTGTATAGCTCGGCCTCAAGCGCCGCGAGCCGCTCCTCCGCGGTGGCGATCATCGCCTCCTTCTCCCTGAGGTCAGGTATCGTATAGCGCTCGGCGTTTGCGAGCGTCTGCCGGCGCTCGTACTCAGGCGGCACCAGATGGAGGTTCGGCTTCGTCACCTCGATGTAGTAGCCAAAGACCCGGTTGTAGCCGACCTTGAGCGACTTGATGCCGGTCCTCTCCCGTTCCTGCTGCTGGAACTCCGCGATCCAGTTCTTCCCGGTCGTCGCGAGGTGCCGGAGTTCGTCGAGTTTCCTGTTGAACCCCTCCCTGATCATACCCCCGGACTTTGCGAGGGCCGGGGGATCGTCCACGATCGCCCGCCCGACGAGGTCGATGACCCCGGCATGGTCGCTCATCGCATCGAGGGCTTCCCTGACGAGGAGCGGGGCGTCATCGCTGAAGAGCGATTTTACGTCCGGGATACACTCAAGCGACTCTTTCAGCGTCGCAAGGTCCCGGGGACCGGCGTTCCCGTAGGCGATCCTCCCTGCAATCCGCTCGATGTCTGAGAAGTCGCCGAGGATTGAACGGAGTTCCTGCCGCTCAAGAGCGTGGTCAAAGAAGTGCTCAACAGCATCAAGCCTCTCGTCGATGGCAGTCTTCCCGATGAGCGGGCTGATCAAAAACGACCGCATCGTCCGGCTCCCCATCGAGGTCTCGGTGGTGTCGAGCACAGAGAGAAGCGTGTTCCCATCGCCGCTCCCCCGGATGCTTGTCGTGATCTCAAGGTTTCGCAGGGTGATCGCATCGAGCACCATGTTTCCGGTCGGTATCCTGCTCGCGATGCCTGAGATGTGGGGGAGGGACGACTGCTGGGTCTCCTGGGCGTAGCGGAGCGCCGCTCCGGCCGCGGCAACCGGGGCCGTCAGCCCCTCGCACCCGTAGCCCTCAAGCGTCGTCGTCCCGAACTGCTCGCAGAGGCGGGCATACGCTGCGTCGGGGTCAAAGGCGTCGTCGCGGTAGCGGCTCACCGTCACCCCGAGGGTCTCAAGCCTCCCCGGGAGGCCACCCTGGAGGCTCTCCGGGATGATCGCCTCCGTCGGGCGGTACCTGACCACCTCAGAGACGAGATCGGCGTAATCGCGTCCGCCGCTGCCTGAAGAGATGAAGAACTCGCCGGTGGAGACGTCCAGGAACGCGAGACCGAAGGTATCCTTCCGGTCGGGGGCGACCGCCATTAGGTACTGGGCTCCCGCGGAGCCGAGCATCGAGGAGTCGATGAGCGTTCCCGGGGTGACCACCCTCGTGACGTCCCGTTTCACGACCCCTTTTGCGGTCTTTGGGTCCTCCACCTGGTCGCAGATCACCACCCGGTACCCCTTGTTCACCAGGCGGGCGATGTAGCCGTCGGCGGCGTGGAGGGGGACGCCCGCGAGCGGCATCCGGTCGCCGTTCTTATCCCGGCCCCGGGATGTCAGCACGATATCGAGTTCCCGGGCCACCACGCCGGCGTCCTCACCGAAGGTCTCGTAAAAGTCCCCCATCTGGAAGAAGAGGATAGCATCGGGGTACCGGGCCTTCACTGAGTAATACTGCCGCATTGCCGGGGTTGGTCCGCTGGTCATCGTTTCTCTTCACTAATTCCGCGCGGTATCACATAAGGTACTCGGCCCCGGGAAACAGGATGGAGAGAGCGCCGATTCCCTGCCAAACTAGATACGTCTGGAGCGCGTACCCATACCGCGATACTGCATGGCGGCGACGATCGCAGAAAAGATATTTTCCCAAACGTGCGGCAGGGCCGTCCGCGCGGGCGACGTGGTGATGGCACCCGTGGATGCAGCGATGATCCATGACATCACCGGCCCGCTGGCGGTCCGGGTCTTCCGTGAGATGGGAGGAGAACAGGTCTTCGACCCCGAGCGGATCATCATGCTCTTCGACCACCAGGTTCCCGCCGACTCCATACCGGCGGCCGAGAACCACGTCTTCATGCGCCGGTTCGCAGAGGAGCAGGGGATCCACAACTACGACCTCCACGAGGGTGTCTGTCACCAGGTGGTGATGGAGAAGGGGCGGGCGGCGCCCGGCGAGATCATCGTCGGCACCGACTCGCATACCTGCACCTACGGCGCGGCGGGGGCGTTTGCGACCGGTATCG is a genomic window of Methanoculleus bourgensis MS2 containing:
- the mutS gene encoding DNA mismatch repair protein MutS; translation: MTSGPTPAMRQYYSVKARYPDAILFFQMGDFYETFGEDAGVVARELDIVLTSRGRDKNGDRMPLAGVPLHAADGYIARLVNKGYRVVICDQVEDPKTAKGVVKRDVTRVVTPGTLIDSSMLGSAGAQYLMAVAPDRKDTFGLAFLDVSTGEFFISSGSGGRDYADLVSEVVRYRPTEAIIPESLQGGLPGRLETLGVTVSRYRDDAFDPDAAYARLCEQFGTTTLEGYGCEGLTAPVAAAGAALRYAQETQQSSLPHISGIASRIPTGNMVLDAITLRNLEITTSIRGSGDGNTLLSVLDTTETSMGSRTMRSFLISPLIGKTAIDERLDAVEHFFDHALERQELRSILGDFSDIERIAGRIAYGNAGPRDLATLKESLECIPDVKSLFSDDAPLLVREALDAMSDHAGVIDLVGRAIVDDPPALAKSGGMIREGFNRKLDELRHLATTGKNWIAEFQQQERERTGIKSLKVGYNRVFGYYIEVTKPNLHLVPPEYERRQTLANAERYTIPDLREKEAMIATAEERLAALEAELYTELVRTLAAHVPDLQATARAVGLLDVYAALGEVAARYGYSRPVIEESGRIIIRDGRHPVVERHLPVPFVPNDTELDAAGDQIMIITGANMAGKSTYMRAVALCCIMAQMGSFVPARHATIGIVDRVFTRVGAFDDLASGQSTFMVEMLELANILNNATPQSLVVLDEIGRGTSTLDGCSIARAVVEFLHGKAVAGSRTLFATHFHDLIDLEGSLARVKNFHFAVKDTGSDVVFLRKIIPGATDRSYGVHVARLAGIPKKVTDRAMKLLKEASGREFSGGPRAPRYTQMLLVDPGEGVVEENPAVRELATLNPNDMTPIEALNTLCRLQKLANGEE